The proteins below come from a single Perca flavescens isolate YP-PL-M2 chromosome 8, PFLA_1.0, whole genome shotgun sequence genomic window:
- the LOC114560114 gene encoding mixed lineage kinase domain-like protein, producing the protein MDIVEPILSIALTIYDLVEKVKANKKQCYRVRDRVKALENVVKSIRTQKQGQTSADLKRTLQELSTTLDSATVLIEKFTSSTWVKRVLQSSNHQDEFQSLNERLNDAFQVLSLNLAVDQKEMLIKVFDQTSREKEDEADRKEDNTELERYPYALQDTLVYDLKAFRGACSGSIRGRRLIGVNMEKVVAILNKPSITEEAIRMIKPDELTYTDFPKVPFIKTETSELFKGTYLHFPVAIKRYIETLNTSPSMVKKIFDKEVQTMRRFESPNILRMFGICVEEGPNPQFLLIMEYCEMGNLRQVLDNKKLTLSWATKTRMCRDAARGLYRLHHTEDKSKVHGSINSSKFLVSDGYIVKLGGFELAKTETSLRKTTKTNAHGCLAYSSPQMLLDINYKYSKACEIYSFGIVMWEVATRSIPYEGWSNKDFLEKVGKEKYRLPLPDDCPKLLGDLISACLAHERFQRPSAGELADRLQTVLGKIEE; encoded by the exons ATGGACATAGTGGAGCCCATCCTGTCCATCGCCTTAACAATCTACGACCTGGTTGAGAAAGTGAAGGCCAATAAGAAGCAATGCTACCGTGTTCGTGACCGGGTCAAAGCACTGGAGAATGTGGTGAAGTCCATCAGAACGCAGAAACAGGGACAGACCTCTGCCGACTTAAAAAGAACCCTCCAGGAACTTTCCACTACGCTGGACTCGGCAACGGTTCTCATCGAGAAATTCACCTCGTCCACCTGGGTGAAGCGCGTCCTACAATCCAGCAACCACCAAGACGAGTTCCAAAGTTTGAATGAACGCCTCAATGATGCCTTCCAGGTCCTTTCTTTAAATCTGGCCGTGGATCAGAAGGAAATGCTGATAAAGGTGTTTGACCAGACGTCCAGAGAGAAAGAAGATGAGGCGGACAGGAAGGAGGACAACACCGAGCTGGAGAGAT ATCCTTATGCACTGCAGGACACCCTTGTTTATGACTTGAAAGCGTTCAGGGGAGCA TGCTCAGGGAGCATCAGAGGGAGACGCTTGATCGGAGTCAACATGGAAAAGGTCGTGGCGATCT TGAATAAGCCGAGCATCACTGAGGAAGCCATCCGAATGATCAAACCAGACGAGCTGACCTACACTGATTTTCCCAAAGTGCCCTtcataaaaacagaaacatcagagTTGTTCAAAGGAACTTACCTCCACTTCCCGGTGGCCATCAAGAGATACATTGAGACTCTGAACACCAGCCCAAG CATGGTGAAGAAGATTTTCGATAAGGAGGTTCAAACCATGAGGCGTTTTGAGTCGCCCAACATCCTGCGAATGTTTGgcatctgtgtggaggagg GACCCAACCCTCAGTTCCTCCTCATCATGGAGTACTGTGAGATGGGAAATCTCCGTCAGGTTCTGGACAATAAAAAACTCACACTTTCATGGGCCACGAAGACTCGTATGTGTCGGGACGCGGCGCGCGGACTCTACCG GCTGCACCACACTGAAGACAAATCTAAGGTTCATGGATCCATCAACAGCAGCAAGTTCCTGGTGTCTGATGGCTACATAGTCAAG ctTGGAGGCTTTGAGCTGGCAAAAACTGAGACATCGCTGAGaaagacaacaaagacaaacgCGCACGGATGTCTGGCCTACTCCTCTCCGCAGATGCTGCTCGACATCAACTACAAGTACAGCAAAGCGTGCGAGATTTACAG CTTTGGAATCGTCATGTGGGAAGTCGCGACCCGTAGCATACCCTATGAAG GTTGGTCAAATAAGGACTTCCTTGAGAAAGTGGGCAAAGAGAAATACCGACTGCCGCTCCCTGACGATTGTCCTAAACTGCTGGGAGATCTGATCAGCGCCTGTCTGGCCCACGAACGCTTCCAGAGACCATCCGCTGGAG AGCTGGCGGATAGACTGCAAACTGTGTTGGGAAAGATAGAGGAGTGA